The Tetrapisispora phaffii CBS 4417 chromosome 5, complete genome genome segment ACATAAGTACCAACGACACTCACGTTAAAGTTAAAGGTAAGACAGACGGTATCCATTTACAACAAAGGTATACTATTGAAAGATCTGATGCGAGTACAAAGTTACCTGATGAGATTCTCCGTTTAACTTGGAGATCTATTGATGGAATGAAACGTCCTTCTGTCATAGAACCTTTTTTAACCTTTGGGTTCAATGCTTATACTAATGTAAATTCTGAACTATTGGGTGACTACAGCAATTCTGTCGATTCCAAAGTATACCATGTCTTTCATGGTGATTCGTTACTTGAGATGGAAAAGattttgttaaaatatGAAGATATCCCAACAAAGTTGATAGATTTCGATATGGGTAATGACTAtgacattattattgataacAAATCGGTTCAGATTAAcgaatataaaattttgcatgaaaatgatattttcgAATATGGTAAAAgtgaattttttgatttcgATAAAATGGAAGCTGGGATCTTCAACTTAGAGTCACAGGATGATATTGACACTAATCTTGGTGGGATTAGCTGTATTTGGAGGGCTGAggataataatattgagAAATGTCAAAAAACAATGCTCTTATTTAAATCAGGCCATATCGAAAAGGACCAgagaaatgaaaaaaatatcattgaGATTGAACAACCTGTAGGTTTGCATCCAAAGTTATTAGTAAACTTAACCGATATAAGAGTATCAGATGACCAATGTAACATTTACATGTTCCTTCAG includes the following:
- the PBN1 gene encoding Pbn1p (similar to Saccharomyces cerevisiae PBN1 (YCL052C); ancestral locus Anc_1.14); its protein translation is MSFKNRLTVLLNEKDTFDEYISTNDTHVKVKGKTDGIHLQQRYTIERSDASTKLPDEILRLTWRSIDGMKRPSVIEPFLTFGFNAYTNVNSELLGDYSNSVDSKVYHVFHGDSLLEMEKILLKYEDIPTKLIDFDMGNDYDIIIDNKSVQINEYKILHENDIFEYGKSEFFDFDKMEAGIFNLESQDDIDTNLGGISCIWRAEDNNIEKCQKTMLLFKSGHIEKDQRNEKNIIEIEQPVGLHPKLLVNLTDIRVSDDQCNIYMFLQLPLEIFVDQYQSDPFFLFGEHDLELPSYKLKDKAWGSETLFELEPGMVNEITLHSRYVEPFSNLSENLNMDDHFISHIEPIVFEECATGALNLKSNPFYSKNLGLEAFFTEDTIFKHIETKSFNIPIPRPNSSEYEATVYITVFCLVTSIIYLLYKMFGKLSSKPTTIDNSSTEIK